The following nucleotide sequence is from Sulfurovum sp. UBA12169.
GCGCCGCCAAAGGTGAATCCACATCCCCTTTATAGATCCCCGGGTCAAGCCCGAGGATGACGAACCCACCGTGATGGATTCCCAGGTTGGGCCTGAGGATGACGAAACCTCCCGTCATTCCTGCGGAGGCAGGAATCCACATGCCCAATTCATGGATCCCCGGGTCAAGCCCGAGAATGACGGAAACATCGTGGTGGATCCCCGGGTCANNCCCGGGTCAAGCCCGAGGATGAGGGAAACATGGCTTTCAGCGTATCTTCACCACGCTCTTTAGCAAAAATCTTTCTGATATCGTACTCTCTGCAGATAGACGTTTTCATGTCAGCTGCTTCTCCCATGCAAAGGCGCTTTGACAGATCAGCGCCAAATCCTCATAGCGCGGCACCCAGTGCATTTTGGTTTTGATCTTGCGGTTATCCGAGATAAGCATTGCCGGATCGCCTGCCCTTCGCGGGGCGCTGCGCACTTCAAAATCAACTCCGGTTGTTTTTTTCATCGTATCGATCACCTCTTTGACCGAATACCCTTTGCCGTATCCGACATTGAAGATATCGCTCTCATGCGTTTGCAGATACTCTATCGCTTTGATGTGTGCATCTGCCAGGTCATCCACATGGATATAGTCTCTTACGCCCGTACCGTCAGGCGTATCAAAATCATCTCCGAAAATCGACATCGCTGCCCTTTTGTGCGCGGCGCACTCTGAAGCGATCTTGATCAGATGGGTTGCATTGGGGAAGGATTGTCCGATCCTTGGCGAGAGTGTTTCGTTTTCGTAATATATATCCGCGCCGGCAACATTGAAATACCGAAAGATCACATACTTAAACCCCTGATGTGCGTTTGCCGCATCCTGAAGCACCTTTTCGCTCATGAGCTTGCTCATGCCGTAAGGATTGATCGGGTGTGTCGCATACGCTTCGCCGATGCCCTCAGGGGGCAGTTTTTCCGGTTCGCCGTACACCGCCGCCGTGCTGCTGAATATAAACCGCGATACCCCGTTTTCAACAGAGGATTTGATCAGGTTTGTTGTGTTAACGGTATTGTTCATATAATATTTTAGCGGGTCGCTTACCGATTCGGGCACGACGATGGAAGCGGCAAAATGAAGAATAGTGTCTATCTTGTTCTCTTTGATTGTTTCATGAACTTTTTCAAAAGCATTGAGGTCAAGCTGCACTGTTTTAAATGCCCTGATCGTTTGGAGTGTATCAAGCGTTTTTTGGCTTCCCGTGCTTAAGTTGTCAAGTATAATGATGTTATGATCTGTGTATTCAAGAAGTTGTTTGGCTACATGGCTGCCTATATATCCTGCGCCGCCTGTTATGAGTATATTCATGGGTAAGTTGCATTCCTTTGGCGTTAATTTCTTTGGCTTGCCGGAGAGAATATCATTATAGCCAAAGAATCTTTGGTTCAAAAGATCCCCTCCGGAGGGGATTTATTTTTTTAGTGATTTGTTCCGATCTGTGCTTTGATGGCATCGATGTAGTGGCGGATCACGATCTTTTCATCAAACTCCCCCACAGCCTTCTCGCGTCCACGCTTGCCCATCTCTTCCCTTTTAGCTTCAGGCAGCAGCAGCATCTTTTCCATCGCATTGGCCAGGTCCTTGACGTCTTTGGCCCGGCACAAAAAGCCGTTGATCCCGTCTTCAACGACATCTTTGCATCCGGGAACATCGGTCGTGACGATCGGCTTTGCCATGCTAGAGGCTTCCAGAAGGACCCGCGAAAGCCCCTCACGGTAAGAGGGAAGCACCACGCAGGTTGCAGCTGCGATCACGCTTCTGACATCATCGCGGACCCCCAGATAGCGCACCGCTCCTTCTTTCACCCACCGGTGCATCTCCTCTTGGCGGATCGCCGTGGGATTGCCGGGGTAGAACGCCCCCAAAATCGCAAACTCGACCTCGGGATATTTTTCTTTGAGCAGCCTGGCCGCCTCAACGTATTCGACGATCCCTTTGTCTTTGACCAGACGTGCGATAAACAAAAACTGCAGCGGCCTGCTGCTCGGACCGGCGTCTTTTGGGGGGGCAAATTTTTCCGTATCGATCCCCGATCCTGCCAGAAGCGCTGTTATTTGAGAGTTGACAAGTTTTTTGGCGATAAACAGTTCGCGGTCGTCACTGTTTTGAAAAAAGACTTTTTTGGGTATGCGCATGGCAACCTTATAGAGAAATTTGGCGATCTTTGAAGGAAAACTGTTGGTGAGAAATACCGTTCCCAGACCTGAGATATTGGTGATAACGGGGATATCCAGTATATCAGCCGCGATGCTTCCATAGACATTGGGCTTGATCGTATAGTGCAGCAAGATGTCCGGTTTAACCTCTTTGTACAGCTTGACAAAATCATAGATCAGCCTGATCTCTTCTATCGGATTGGTTCCTTTGTTGTTGATCTTGATTTCGTGATATTCATAACCCAGCGCTTCAAGTTTCTGCGAATACTCATCCCGCGGAGCGATCGTCACGATCCTGTAGCCTTCTTTTTCCAAAGCCTTGAGCAGGCCCAAACGAAAATTGTAAATATTCCACGATGTGTTTAGCACAATGGCAACCGTCTGTTTTCTTTTCACTTATTTTTCTTCCTCATGTGCGGCTCTATAATTCATCACCCAGCTTTTCACCTCATCCAGCAATCCCACTTTATCGAGGATTCCGTACCCGATAAAGTTATAAATCAGCTTGAGTGCTTCGCTCATCGCGGCATGCCTGCCGATCTCGTTTTGATAATACTTTTCCTCATTCCACCATGCTACACCGCTGTCAACGATACGAAAACGCATCTCCTCATCTCCCCGGATAGATACCAAAGAGGTCAAAAGGCTGACCCTTTTTGAATGCGATGGATGGGTGACGATCAGTGCTTCTTTATACCCGTGCGCTTTCATGTAACGCTTTATGGCATAGATCTCTTCGCCTGTATTTTCCGGCTCAAGATCAACAACAAAGCGAAGTTCGGGTTTGTATGTGCGCATATACTCCATATTGGCTTCGGCGTCTCCCACCAAAAACAATATATCTTTTGCGGCGTAGCCTTCTTCGTAAAGCAAGCCGGCCTTTTGGATCCTCTCTAAAGACCCGCCGCCCAGACAGACGATGATGTCAGCCTTAAGGGGCTGCTGTGTCACATCGAGATATTTCCCCAGATTGAAGAAAAAAATGACAGGCAGCCCAACCGACAAAGCAGCGCAGATCAATACTTTGACTTTAGTTTTCATGCCGATCAAACCCTTTTAAACTCATGTAAATTGCAAAAGACAACACCCCATAAACAAGCGATGACATTGTAGCGATTATCTTATCATTTGTCATCACTGATTTGAACTTTTTACGCCAGGTTTTGGTATATGTTTTCATGCGCTTTGACAACCGCTTCGATCGAATAGTCCTTTTTGACTTTTTCAAAGAGCGTTTGGGCTTTTTTTTGGGCATCGGCGTACTTTCTCAGTACCGTTTTCATCTTCTCTTCAAACGCTTCAGGCTCTGCCAGATAGGCATTTTCTTCGTTCAGCAACGACGGGATGCTCCCCACGGGCGCAGCAATGATGGGGATTTTGCTCGCGGCGCCTTCGAGTATCACGATAGGCAGCCCCTCCCATAATGACGGCATAAGCAGGCAATGAGACCGGTTCAGCAGCAGCCCAATGTCCTTGCGGAGGCCCAGCAGCTTTACAGTGTCTTGGAGTTTATACGTTTGGATCATCTCCTGCAGCTCGTTTCTCAAATACCCCTCGCCGACGATCTGCAGTTCAAAATCAAATTTGTCTTTCAAATGATGCGCAATTTCGATCAGCAATCGGTGGTTTTTAACTTTCTCAAGCCGCCCCACGGCAATAAAGGTAAATCTTGGATTTTTTGCGGCTGCTATATCGTACGCTTCAATCTTTACGCCGTTGGGGATCACCTGATACTTTTTTTTATAAAAATATTTCCAAATTTCCTTGGAAAAAATGATATCCGTATCCCTCAACGGTTTAAGCAGGTACAAAATAAACTCTCTCATCTTGGAACCTATGTTGAAACTGTGCGAAGTAAAGACGATTTTGACCGAGGGATGCAACAGCTTGATCATCGAAGCCACAATCACGGCATGGGTCATATGGGCGTGAATGATATCTATCTTGTTTTTTTCTACAAACCTGCT
It contains:
- the galE gene encoding UDP-glucose 4-epimerase GalE, translated to MNILITGGAGYIGSHVAKQLLEYTDHNIIILDNLSTGSQKTLDTLQTIRAFKTVQLDLNAFEKVHETIKENKIDTILHFAASIVVPESVSDPLKYYMNNTVNTTNLIKSSVENGVSRFIFSSTAAVYGEPEKLPPEGIGEAYATHPINPYGMSKLMSEKVLQDAANAHQGFKYVIFRYFNVAGADIYYENETLSPRIGQSFPNATHLIKIASECAAHKRAAMSIFGDDFDTPDGTGVRDYIHVDDLADAHIKAIEYLQTHESDIFNVGYGKGYSVKEVIDTMKKTTGVDFEVRSAPRRAGDPAMLISDNRKIKTKMHWVPRYEDLALICQSAFAWEKQLT
- a CDS encoding glycosyltransferase family 1 protein — translated: MKRKQTVAIVLNTSWNIYNFRLGLLKALEKEGYRIVTIAPRDEYSQKLEALGYEYHEIKINNKGTNPIEEIRLIYDFVKLYKEVKPDILLHYTIKPNVYGSIAADILDIPVITNISGLGTVFLTNSFPSKIAKFLYKVAMRIPKKVFFQNSDDRELFIAKKLVNSQITALLAGSGIDTEKFAPPKDAGPSSRPLQFLFIARLVKDKGIVEYVEAARLLKEKYPEVEFAILGAFYPGNPTAIRQEEMHRWVKEGAVRYLGVRDDVRSVIAAATCVVLPSYREGLSRVLLEASSMAKPIVTTDVPGCKDVVEDGINGFLCRAKDVKDLANAMEKMLLLPEAKREEMGKRGREKAVGEFDEKIVIRHYIDAIKAQIGTNH